Genomic segment of Desulfovibrio sp.:
GGGGAAATGGCCACCGAAAAGATTGACCTGTTCGCCTTGAACAAAGCCGAATACGCAGCCACGCGCACACCCAAGCTTGTCACTGTTGATACTGCCTGGTTCCTGAGCATCGAGGGATCCGGACACCCACGTGAGCCTCTGTTCCAGCAGTCCGTTCAGGCCCTTTACTCCGTTGCCTACACTCTCAAAATGCAGAGCAAAAAAAACGGGCGCGACTATGTAATCAGCAAACTCGAAGGATTGTGGCATCTGGACCCCGGCTACTTCGACTTTGCTTCAGCTCCCCAATCAGCCTGGAACTGGACCCTCCTGCTGCGCACTCCGGACTTCATTGGAGAGAACGACCTGGACCGGGTTCAAGCCGAGCTTCTGGCCAAAGGCAAATCGCAGTTGGTAAAAAGGGTCGGTGTCATGGGCTTTGAGGAAGGCCAGTGTGTGCAGATGCTGCATGTCGGCCCCTATGACAAGGAAGACTCAACTCTCGAAATCATGCACGCCTTCATCGAAAAGAAACAACTCACCGTGGTTGGCCGACATCACGAAATTTACCTCTCCGATCCAAGCCGGACAGCGTCGGACAAGCTTCGGACCATTATCCGCCTCCCTGTTATCTGATTGCCAGCCCGTATGAACCATTCCCGGGGCTTTCATTTCAAAATAGCTTAAAAGGCCACCTGAACGAATGCTCCGGAAACATAAAGTTTTACTAAGTGTAAAGAAAATGGACATCCAAGCGGCCAGCCAAATAGCTGGCCGTTTTTTTTGTATTTCAATTCAGGCAATTAGGAACTGACTCTCTGGCACACCCTTTGCCTAAGGCCTGTTATGGCAACCGCCGCAACAGCTTCCTTCACTGTGATCCTGGCCAATCGCAACCGGCACATCCGGGAGCTTCTGGCCAGAGAGTTCTCGCGAGAGGGAATAAGTGTGAAAAGTTGCGGACTGGGACGTGAAGCCACGAATTTGGCAGCTTCCGGAGCGGACATTCTGGTGGTGGATTCCGAACTGCCGGACATGGACCCTTTAAGCGTCATCCGCCAGGCCCGCTTGGCAAGACCTGTGCTCCCAGTGGCCGTGCACGCGCATGAAATTGAGGAAGCATCAGCCTGTTTGACAGAACCCATGGTTTTCTTCGTACCAAAGAGTGAGGATCCTTCGATTCTGGTGGAAGCGGTACGAGGGATGCTTGAACAGGGAATAGCCGGATCGCCGGACGGCCGGAATCCGGAGCAGAGGCAAGGGTGAGGAGTGTGGCCCGCGCTGTTGGGGTGAAACCGCGAGGGGTGAAACTTTTTTCGGGAACGGAGGTGTAACCGGATGCGATTCTTCAGAGACGTGTACGAATTCATGATGGAAGGGGCGAGGGCCCATGCCAGGTGGGACTACGAAGTCTCCATGAGCATCATCAAGAACCGCAAGAAAGTCTTGATGCTTCTGGTGCTGGCCCTGCCCATCCTGGGCTTCAGCCTTGTCGAGGCGGCGGACGTTATCGGCGGCAAGACTGCCTACATGCCGTCCTACTACAACACCACGATTTTTCTGGCCTCCATCGGCGTCGGCCTGGCTGCCGGCCTGATCACGGGCTGCATCGGCGCGGGCGGCGGCTTCATCATCACCCCGGCCCTCATGGCCGCCGGCGTGAAAGGCATCCTGGCCGTTGGCACGGACCTGTTCCACATCTTTGCCAAAGCCATCATGGGCACGGCTGTGCACAAGAAGCTGGGCAACGTGAGCGTGAAACTGGCCATGGGCTTCTTGCTGGGTTCCGGCTTCGGCGCTGTTGCGGGCGGCTACCTGAACAAGGCTCTCTACGACGCCGATCCGCTCATGTCCGAACTTTTCATTTCCTCCATCTACGCGGTGCTGCTCGGCTTCCTGGGCTTCTACGGCGCCTACGACTTCCTGAAGTCGCGTAAGGGTGAGGAAGGCGGCGACTCCCACGGCGGTCCCGCCGGCGGTGGCGTGCCCCCTCTGGCCAAGAAGGTCCAGGCCCTGAAGATTCCCCCGATGATCACCTTCGACGAGGACTTTGTCCCCGGCGGCCGCCAGCTCTCCATGTGGGTCCTGGCCTCCGGCGGCTTCATCGTGGGCGCTCTGGCCTCCATCATGGGCGTGGGCGGCGGTTTCATCACCTTCCCCATGTTCGTGTACGTGTTCGGTGTCTCCTCCATGACCACGGTGGGCACGGACATCCTGCAGATCATCTTCACCGCCGGTTTCGCTGGCATCACCCAGTACGCGGTATACGGCTTCGTGTTCTACACCCTGGCCATGGGCATGCTCATCGGCTCGCTCTTGGGCATCCAGGTCGGCGCGCTGGTCACCAAGGTGGTCAAAGGCGTTCACATCCGCGGTTTCTACGCCCTGTCCATCATCTCCGGTTTCATCAACCGCGCCGCCACCCTGCCCAAGAAGCTCACTGAGCTCGGCTACCTTGGCTGGTCGCCCGAGTTGAACAACATGATCGAGTATGTGGGCAACATCGTTTTCTGGGTCAGCGTTGGTCTTTTCGGCGTGTGGGTGTTCGGAAAGTTCTTCGCCAACATCGGCATGCTGCGCGGGGAGGAATAAGACATGATGGTAGTCAACAAAGGCGCCTTCACCAAGGGTGCGCTGCTCATGGTGAGTTTCCTGGTGGTTTTCATGCTGATCATGTCGCCGCTGTTCGGCGGCAAGACCGGCCTTGAATTCTCTGACGACTTCTTCAACAGGCTGTCCAAGAACTCCTCGGATTACTTCGCGGAGGTCAATGCCGGGGTGGAGAAGCAAAAGGGCAAACAGCTGGCCGTCACCGCGACCATTGC
This window contains:
- a CDS encoding GyrI-like domain-containing protein codes for the protein MATEKIDLFALNKAEYAATRTPKLVTVDTAWFLSIEGSGHPREPLFQQSVQALYSVAYTLKMQSKKNGRDYVISKLEGLWHLDPGYFDFASAPQSAWNWTLLLRTPDFIGENDLDRVQAELLAKGKSQLVKRVGVMGFEEGQCVQMLHVGPYDKEDSTLEIMHAFIEKKQLTVVGRHHEIYLSDPSRTASDKLRTIIRLPVI
- a CDS encoding response regulator, which gives rise to MATAATASFTVILANRNRHIRELLAREFSREGISVKSCGLGREATNLAASGADILVVDSELPDMDPLSVIRQARLARPVLPVAVHAHEIEEASACLTEPMVFFVPKSEDPSILVEAVRGMLEQGIAGSPDGRNPEQRQG
- a CDS encoding sulfite exporter TauE/SafE family protein; the protein is MRFFRDVYEFMMEGARAHARWDYEVSMSIIKNRKKVLMLLVLALPILGFSLVEAADVIGGKTAYMPSYYNTTIFLASIGVGLAAGLITGCIGAGGGFIITPALMAAGVKGILAVGTDLFHIFAKAIMGTAVHKKLGNVSVKLAMGFLLGSGFGAVAGGYLNKALYDADPLMSELFISSIYAVLLGFLGFYGAYDFLKSRKGEEGGDSHGGPAGGGVPPLAKKVQALKIPPMITFDEDFVPGGRQLSMWVLASGGFIVGALASIMGVGGGFITFPMFVYVFGVSSMTTVGTDILQIIFTAGFAGITQYAVYGFVFYTLAMGMLIGSLLGIQVGALVTKVVKGVHIRGFYALSIISGFINRAATLPKKLTELGYLGWSPELNNMIEYVGNIVFWVSVGLFGVWVFGKFFANIGMLRGEE